A window of the Deltaproteobacteria bacterium genome harbors these coding sequences:
- a CDS encoding pyridoxal phosphate-dependent aminotransferase — translation MSISRAMEESIEKSSWIRKMFEEGAKLAAIHGRENVYDFTLGNPNVEPPEAFYKALSECADTAGRPVHGYMPNGGYPDVRAAVAEFASKELGAPLTANEIIMTCGAAGALNVALKAIVNPGDEVLTPAPFFAEYTFYVQNHGAVLKTVPTNPDFSLNIDAFRAAISEKTAAVIINSPNNPTGQVYSRESLDALAQALTEGGKKHGRTIYLISDEPYRRIVYDGAEVPPVFESYPDSMVATSYSKELSIPGERIGWLAVHPKAADKDKLIAAMTLANRILGFVNAPALMQRVIAKILGAGVDVSHYARKRELLTEGLKEAGYVFEKPRGAFYLFMKSPIEDDVAFVRELQSKERILTVPGRGFGGPGHIRIAFCVDDETIKKAIPGFARVLKSVG, via the coding sequence ATGAGCATCTCAAGGGCAATGGAAGAGAGCATCGAAAAAAGCTCGTGGATACGGAAGATGTTCGAGGAGGGCGCGAAGCTGGCCGCCATTCACGGAAGGGAAAACGTGTACGACTTCACCCTGGGAAACCCCAACGTGGAGCCGCCGGAAGCCTTTTACAAGGCCCTTTCCGAATGCGCCGACACGGCGGGACGCCCGGTGCACGGCTACATGCCCAACGGCGGGTACCCGGACGTGCGGGCGGCGGTTGCGGAGTTCGCGTCAAAGGAACTGGGCGCGCCTCTCACCGCCAATGAAATCATCATGACATGCGGCGCAGCCGGGGCGCTCAATGTGGCCCTCAAAGCCATCGTGAATCCGGGCGACGAGGTTCTGACTCCCGCGCCCTTTTTCGCCGAGTACACCTTCTATGTGCAAAATCACGGAGCGGTGCTCAAAACCGTGCCCACCAACCCGGATTTTTCCCTAAATATCGATGCCTTCCGGGCCGCCATCTCCGAAAAAACGGCGGCGGTCATCATCAACTCGCCCAACAACCCCACGGGCCAGGTCTATTCAAGGGAAAGCCTGGACGCCCTGGCCCAAGCCCTCACCGAGGGCGGCAAAAAGCACGGGCGCACCATCTATCTGATCTCCGACGAGCCCTACCGCCGCATAGTGTACGACGGGGCCGAGGTTCCGCCGGTCTTTGAATCCTACCCCGACAGCATGGTGGCAACCAGCTACTCCAAGGAGCTTTCCATACCCGGCGAGCGCATCGGCTGGCTTGCGGTGCATCCCAAGGCCGCCGACAAGGACAAGCTCATCGCCGCCATGACCCTTGCCAACCGCATCCTGGGCTTCGTGAACGCGCCCGCTCTGATGCAAAGGGTGATAGCCAAAATCCTTGGCGCGGGCGTGGACGTTTCCCATTACGCAAGAAAGCGGGAGCTTCTGACCGAGGGCCTTAAGGAGGCGGGCTACGTCTTTGAAAAGCCAAGGGGGGCCTTTTACCTTTTCATGAAATCGCCCATAGAGGACGACGTGGCCTTTGTGCGGGAGCTCCAGTCGAAGGAGCGAATCTTAACGGTTCCGGGCAGGGGCTTCGGCGGCCCCGGCCACATCCGCATAGCCTTTTGCGTGGACGACGAAACCATCAAAAAGGCGATTCCCGGCTTTGCAAGGGTTCTGAAATCGGTGGGATGA
- a CDS encoding Ig-like domain-containing protein, with product MQRGFSGKFRLLAVLLLCLLAASCSSSSSTGAANDDGDTTGITGNAVKGPISGALVQAFYFNDLGQLVELVAENAPVTTGANGGFTFLANAAQLAAINGPVILQTFGGTMYGAAAPILAAIIEDPSSLNGGNLASYLSTASTVAAELLKQLAESGAAPTREQAAAIIAQVEQELGVDLSENPLTPGTGVAYINEMLDQNLDLIQQALANNDSVNDYIDYLVANLSSASGKLDDMMDDPAHPGQDIAAAFAGYYTELAKILANPDAFRKLKAYPSSPFVSDNGVTPTNINALLVTGRAVPVVGGTINFLAIGAGGAITATAVTNENGIASFGLTADTQGLITIEASYALANGNTITSTTQVMVVADAALNAQTYEDVLNLLMMSLANCDGNMDAAAVMTDVCEAMGITEVNGANAAVIAANLWAKFIAGFPCGTIQRTGNTITFTFNGSQTCGGITGTVKVTPSVGPGGVEWTIVYQNLQKGEMVINGTAATSFAKNGNLLTVTHVSENLSANGYQLDGTSTVVIDLTTGLPKTGTLDTMLSFTYQNAPATADVDVLWDANLGFTGTIVVTMNNVQYNCQVTNVKIDPNCGIPTSGTMTINGFALDFSQTTCENQTVLIQLPVVGWVPIDMETAVDYFTDMEN from the coding sequence ATGCAGCGCGGATTTTCCGGCAAATTTCGGCTTCTCGCAGTTCTCCTCCTCTGTCTCCTTGCCGCATCATGTTCCAGCTCCTCAAGCACCGGGGCCGCAAATGATGACGGGGACACCACGGGCATCACGGGCAACGCGGTAAAAGGGCCGATTTCCGGCGCGCTCGTCCAGGCCTTTTACTTCAACGATCTTGGGCAGTTGGTGGAACTCGTGGCCGAAAACGCGCCCGTGACAACCGGCGCAAACGGCGGGTTCACCTTTCTGGCCAACGCGGCCCAGCTTGCGGCCATCAACGGCCCGGTGATCCTCCAGACCTTCGGCGGAACCATGTACGGAGCCGCAGCGCCGATTCTGGCGGCCATAATAGAAGACCCGTCCTCCCTTAACGGCGGAAACCTCGCATCCTACCTTTCAACGGCAAGCACCGTCGCCGCCGAACTTCTGAAGCAGCTTGCCGAAAGCGGCGCAGCGCCCACCAGGGAGCAGGCTGCGGCCATCATCGCCCAGGTGGAGCAGGAACTTGGAGTTGATCTTTCGGAAAACCCCCTAACCCCCGGAACCGGCGTGGCCTATATCAACGAGATGCTGGACCAGAACCTTGATCTCATCCAGCAGGCCCTTGCCAACAACGACTCGGTGAACGACTACATCGACTACCTTGTGGCCAACCTGTCCTCCGCCAGCGGCAAGCTGGACGACATGATGGACGACCCGGCCCATCCCGGCCAGGACATCGCGGCGGCCTTCGCGGGCTATTACACCGAGCTTGCCAAGATTCTGGCCAACCCGGACGCCTTCCGCAAGCTGAAAGCCTATCCGTCCTCGCCCTTTGTTTCCGATAACGGCGTAACGCCCACAAACATCAACGCCCTTCTTGTCACCGGCAGGGCCGTGCCGGTTGTGGGAGGCACCATCAATTTTCTGGCCATCGGGGCAGGCGGCGCAATAACCGCCACCGCCGTCACCAATGAAAACGGCATTGCAAGCTTCGGCCTGACCGCCGACACCCAGGGGCTCATAACCATTGAGGCGTCCTATGCCCTGGCCAACGGCAACACCATAACCTCCACCACCCAGGTGATGGTGGTCGCGGACGCCGCCTTAAATGCCCAGACCTACGAGGACGTGCTGAATCTTCTCATGATGAGTCTTGCCAACTGCGACGGCAACATGGACGCGGCGGCGGTCATGACCGACGTGTGCGAGGCCATGGGCATAACCGAGGTGAACGGGGCCAACGCGGCCGTAATTGCGGCGAACCTCTGGGCAAAGTTCATCGCGGGCTTCCCCTGCGGAACCATTCAGAGGACCGGCAACACCATAACCTTCACCTTCAACGGGTCCCAGACCTGCGGCGGCATCACCGGGACCGTGAAGGTGACGCCCTCGGTGGGGCCGGGCGGGGTGGAGTGGACCATAGTCTATCAGAATCTCCAGAAGGGCGAGATGGTGATAAACGGCACCGCCGCCACCAGCTTCGCCAAAAACGGCAACCTTCTCACCGTGACCCACGTTTCGGAGAACCTTTCCGCCAACGGCTACCAGCTTGACGGAACATCAACCGTCGTGATCGATCTGACCACCGGCCTGCCCAAAACCGGCACGCTGGACACCATGCTCTCCTTCACCTATCAGAACGCCCCCGCCACCGCCGACGTGGACGTTTTGTGGGACGCCAACCTGGGCTTCACCGGGACCATCGTCGTAACCATGAACAACGTCCAGTACAACTGCCAGGTTACGAACGTGAAGATCGATCCCAACTGCGGGATTCCCACTTCCGGCACCATGACCATTAACGGGTTCGCCCTCGATTTCTCCCAGACCACCTGCGAGAATCAGACTGTCCTTATCCAGCTCCCGGTTGTGGGCTGGGTGCCCATCGACATGGAAACCGCGGTTGACTACTTCACCGACATGGAGAATTAG
- a CDS encoding DUF456 domain-containing protein produces MTAVLIILGIFALILALAGCVVPVLPGPFLAYAALLFAAMAKSWEPFSGLFLVLMGVFAVLVSVSDNILPLVGARRYGASRMSVLWSVVGMVAGIFIFPPWTIFMGAFAGAVMGEWIDKGDMNQAVKAGWGVFMGTVASMALKLAYVCVALVYFIKAVLF; encoded by the coding sequence ATGACAGCAGTACTGATAATTCTCGGAATCTTCGCCCTCATCCTGGCCCTGGCGGGCTGCGTGGTGCCGGTGCTTCCGGGGCCATTCCTGGCCTACGCGGCCCTTCTTTTCGCGGCCATGGCGAAATCCTGGGAGCCCTTTTCCGGGCTCTTTCTGGTGCTGATGGGGGTTTTCGCAGTCCTTGTCTCGGTTTCGGACAACATCCTGCCCCTTGTGGGCGCGAGGCGCTACGGCGCAAGCCGCATGAGCGTTCTCTGGAGCGTGGTGGGCATGGTGGCGGGAATCTTCATTTTTCCGCCCTGGACCATATTCATGGGAGCTTTTGCCGGGGCCGTGATGGGCGAGTGGATCGACAAGGGCGACATGAACCAGGCGGTCAAGGCGGGCTGGGGCGTGTTCATGGGGACAGTGGCCTCCATGGCGCTGAAACTGGCCTATGTCTGTGTGGCGCTGGTATACTTCATCAAAGCCGTGCTGTTTTAG